One window of the Falco biarmicus isolate bFalBia1 chromosome 2, bFalBia1.pri, whole genome shotgun sequence genome contains the following:
- the EXPH5 gene encoding exophilin-5 isoform X2: MLQKRECLCGDTEDASKRYDSSASPSSEGEEMAAAEMCNSPMSTETSDHSFGANENEMMEKSTQEWNEQLEKEFFSVLNDLDDQLAQEQAQDPLDRTVSTSSASSVQYINAFPTSKRQTASRGQHRNDWSDMPSTFFPDGLRTIRAKDEHKIFIRPRKLHSAYINWHQAAFQEDYKYGDPADGNPHRLSSRLSSVSFGRSSEGSLYPPSITQNSGFRHKSCMNRDAAGRSYSVCSLRRCPSSVSSDQLSSSSLQHPLARESNNGFLPRFGRQNPKRIPLSSIVWNNTPDSPGQTSAQEKMFRTQSLMEFHATDHGRYPSCLQETKKYAYYHSKHHYRRSISSSNCFSRVSCPDKATSPLPFDNWENYPLYKSENNLSRSYYRDTSSHGKLYAKQNSSYGKKDSYPSWADIPQYYNDETFISPDASFEMIMANLNDQQWAHTKNAKFGSQRLQNDFHMYPPETTNIKRTTRSANRTFSEFTEGCQPWLGCNSSVSSSNSRTDEPVFLNLKDQTKPIGLNRNSAVVAQRGTKADFTQLEKVEGMKLPDKDMPLQSVSQQGDTSCINTQSFPCKSPASATLQRSASLFNTMRSKRQTEVAAREDIAKIYTSNGDKRNIQMKENYCPPNSVFNQPPCNLPADDSRKELLLPSQKEQEHNLHYAAKRESITQDNWSAEAMNQATPKRQSSLLNVASAPSAEKLANCQGMFSCPPECSSSSSQSSPQALCHKDNSKCLGTRTSSSVNCTVPESQAEDGKPSQVSRISVTKEKTLQKTSTLVTKDCNGQCTTSSPQNANSGNTYVRSFDGDPKPSEQSLSYFCLEKESRKKRSNSPCTERLHKQDSLLRHTSSCSVTGSPSRNSLKSPDPLVIYYTLPRKSASIAGSIMSDKPISLPRESRTIYDRLRSETPRRADAFCSNRRDVSCLDSNHSFLTSASLSAATSNKEKDCPSPLTKSPNDSVSSSTSVELTDRCKHLSRRESSVFSDCKERGNFLQKYKTTSTFTVCVDEDHVKYHELVSIYYTLPRRHSRTFCNLFRDNPEDADLPCPKENVQSPRIQNKKNEGYVSLANVFFPSPSEKEVPSYSSDPVSSAVVTPQNLGTAVDSEGENSHLSPSSEKISTSKSMSMIHSRKDSSTDLPLAENVLSDMVTKEISLGGPQSTAVVAKSGKTISDPASSQNTEISLKEKKEILQTTSPLMSTLSTPPKPGRCLEKPLYSTSTNKNTIQKGNSENCCQPPKVNTNKNLNNLLLHPGGKSFLGRSGNTERADVLLPPVEDKYRGSTEVKQKVNFLHQSTPLCNNKSSGLQLRADSSRKNANDLKCCSKVLSESRNKVPEVSTASSADPLLQLDEGVSTDADELKNSKIKKEQKSQSTQIGKDYSGLQELERDSEGRLNINCKDKVLRVTQDQKITRSAEYENKLLSDCTRDKVKDIEKRKNRPSIKNKLAAVYKTSRKFSSKNLPPKPHISNIFSQNDGSATSLEVDVSLDSQISTDCREPFLQLDNESQNHSLDPDKNMPRPRTAENKKTENQNDPSLLVNNTKWRSFTSSYIQKEAISPQKSTGKVENPPSLTTLFPDKAVTTRNKNSHSLDLRLESKNQPISPSATTSDPVDDEKRRASSRACSPPLTLLTDKNSNTYVNSCLQAGICPEQNLTPQTVRGQCQNTSQSASLKNANLHSYQLRKSHAKSQRERHLSESICAQDSPETFASGSNILPEVGTDGKRFKSYSELLPCDENENWASDDERCYSTRNLMYPSIEFGIFGKEQQLAFLENIKRSLTEGRLWRPCLLNNPGALRDGETPSINRAELLSSSSAGSKMSSAASSPQELTDTHREYPAAYSDSDSDTTTDDEYYLDEIDKESEL; the protein is encoded by the exons ATGCTGCAAAAAAGAGAATGCTTATGTGGAGATACAGAAGATGCTAGTAAAAG ATATGACAGTTCTGCTAGTCCATCTTCAGAAGGGGAAGAAATGGCAGCG GCTGAAATGTGTAATTCCCCAATGTCGACTGAAACAAGTGATCATTCTTTTGgtgcaaatgaaaatgaaatgatgGAGAAAAGTACACAGGAATGGAATGAACAGCTGGAGAAAGAGTTTTTCAGTG TTCTAAATGATCTGGATGACCAGCTGGCCCAGGAACAAGCCCAAGACCCGTTGGACAGGACAGTGTCTACTAGCAGTGCATCAAGTGTCCAATACATTAATGCATTCCCTACTTCAAAGAGACAGACTGCTAGTAGAGGGCAACACAGAAATGACTGGAGTGACATGCCTAGCACATTTTTCCCAGATGGACTGAGAACAATAAGAGCCAAAGATGAACACAAAATTTTCATCAGACCAAGGAAATTACACAGTGCATATATAAACTGGCACCAGGCAGCCTTTCAAGAAGATTACAAATATGGTGATCCAGCTGATGGAAATCCTCATCGGCTGAGCAGCAGgctgtcttctgtttcttttggacGGTCTTCAGAAGGTAGCTTATATCCTCCTTCCATAACACAGAACAGTGGATTTAGGCACAAGAGCTGCATGAACAGGGATGCAGCTGGCAGAAGTTACTCTGTGTGTTCCCTTCGGAGATGTCCATCATCAGTATCTTCTGACCAACTATCATCATCTAGTTTACAACATCCATTGGCAAGGGAGAGCAACAATGGTTTTCTACCAAGGTTTGGTCGACAGAACCCAAAGAGAATTCCTCTGTCTTCTATTGTATGGAACAACACACCAGACTCTCCTGGACAAACATCAGctcaagaaaaaatgtttagaacCCAATCACTGATGGAGTTTCATGCTACAGACCATGGTAGATATCCTAGCTGTTTGCAAGAAACCAAGAAATATGCATATTACCACTCAAAACACCATTACAGAAGATCGATTTCAAGCAGTAATTGCTTTAGTAGAGTTAGTTGCCCTGACAAGGCTACTTCTCCATTGCCCTTTGATAACTGGGAAAACTATCCATTatacaaatcagaaaataatcTCTCTAGATCCTACTATAGAGATACTTCTTCTCACGGCAAGTTGTATGCAAAGCAAAATTCttcatatggaaaaaaagacagctatCCTTCTTGGGCTGATATTCCTCAGTACTACAATgatgaaacatttatttccccTGATGCCAGTTTTGAAATGATTATGGCTAATTTAAATGACCAGCAGTGGGCACACACAAAGAATGCCAAGTTTGGTTCACAGCGCCTCCAGAACGATTTTCACATGTATCCTCCAGAAACTACAAATATCAAAAGGACAACAAGAAGTGCAAATAGAACTTTTTCAGAATTCACAGAGGGCTGTCAGCCCTGGCTAGGTTGtaactcttcagtttcttcatcTAATAGTAGAACCGATGAGCCAGTCTTCCTTAATTTGAAGGACCAAACAAAACCTATAGGACTGAACAGGAATTCAGCTGTTGTTGCCCAAAGAGGTACTAAGGCAGACTTCACACAACTAGAAAAAGTTGAAGGTATGAAACTGCCAGACAAAGACATGCCGTTACAGTCAGTTTCTCAACAAGGAGATACAAGCTGCATCAACACCCAGAGTTTTCCCTGTAAGAGCCCTGCTTCTGCCACGTTGCAACGCAGTGCATCTCTCTTTAATACAATGAGATCAAAGAGACAAACCGAAGTCGCTGCCAGAGAAGATATTGCAAAAATATATACATCAAATGGTGATAAAAGAAATAtacaaatgaaggaaaattacTGCCCACCCAACAGTGTGTTCAATCAGCCTCCCTGTAATTTGCCAGCTGatgacagcagaaaggaactTCTTCTTCCAAGTCAGAAAGAACAGGAACATAATCTGCATTATGCAGCAAAAAGAGAGAGCATCACACAGGATAATTGGAGTGCAGAAGCCATGAACCAAGCTACTCCGAAGAGACAGTCGTCACTGCTGAATGTTGCTTCTGCTCCATCCGCTGAAAAATTAGCAAACTGTCAAGGCATGTTCTCCTGTCCTCCTGAATGCTCATCTAGCTCCTCACAAAGCTCTCCACAAGCACTTTGTCATAAAGACAACTCTAAATGCTTAGGAACACGAACTAGCTCTTCAGTAAATTGCACAGTTCCTGAATCTCAAGCAGAAGATGGAAAACCAAGTCAAGTGAGCAGAATAAGTGTTACCAaagagaaaacactgcaaaagaCAAGCACTTTAGTTACTAAGGACTGTAATGGACAATGCACTACTAGTTCTCCACAAAACGCAAATTCTGGAAATACTTACGTGCGTAGCTTTGATGGAGACCCCAAGCCCTCTGAACAGAGTTTAAGTTATTTTTGccttgaaaaagaaagcagaaaaaaaaggagtaattcACCTTGTACTGAAAGACTTCACAAGCAAGACAGCTTACTGAGACACACCAGTAGCTGCAGCGTTACTGGCTCCCCTAGCCGAAACAGCCTCAAATCTCCTGACCCACTTGTTATTTATTACACTTTGCCTAGAAAATCAGCTAGCATTGCTGGTAGTATTATGTCAGATAAGCCCATCTCCTTACCTAGAGAAAGTAGAACAATATATGATCGCTTAAGGTCTGAAACTCCACGTAGAGCTGATGCCTTTTGTTCTAATCGAAGAGATGTGTCTTGTTTAGACTCAAACCATTCCTTTTTGACATCAGCATCATTAAGTGCTGCTAcaagtaacaaagaaaaagattgcCCCAGCCCTTTAACCAAAAGTCCTAATGATTCAGTAAGTAGTAGTACATCAGTTGAACTGACAGACAGATGTAAACATCTAAGCAGAAGAGAATCCTCTGTGTTTTCAGATTGTAAGGAGAGAGGAAACTTTTTGCAGAAATATAAAACTACAAGCACATTTACAGTTTGTGTTGATGAAGATCATGTCAAGTATCATGAACTAGTTTCAATTTATTACACGTTACCACGGAGGCATTCAAGAACATTTTGTAACCTCTTTAGAGATAATCCAGAGGATGCAGATTTACCTTGTCCCAAAGAAAATGTTCAGTCACCAAGaatacaaaacaagaaaaatgaaggctATGTGAGTttagcaaatgtttttttccccagcccttCGGAAAAAGAGGTGCCTTCGTATTCTTCCGACCCAGTATCTTCAGCTGTGGTCACACCTCAAAACTTAGGAACTGCTGTTGATAGTGAAGGAGAGAATTCCCACTTATCTCCTAGCTCTGAGAAGATAAGTACTTCAAAGTCAATGAGTATGATACACAGCAGGAAAGATAGTTCAACAGATCTTCCATTAGcagaaaatgtgctttctgaCATGGTgacaaaagaaatttctttAGGTGGTCCACAATCCACTGCAGTAGTGGCTAAGTCAGGTAAGACTATTTCTGATCCCGCAAGTagccaaaatacagaaataagtctaaaagaaaagaaggaaattttacAAACAACTTCACCACTAATGTCCACTTTATCAACCCCTCCCAAGCCAGGCAGGTGTTTAGAAAAGCCTTTGTATTCTActtcaacaaataaaaatactataCAGAAGGGAAACTCTGAAAACTGCTGTCAGCCCCCTAAGGTGAACACCAATAAAAATCTGAACAATTTACTCCTCCACCCAGGAGGGAAGAGTTTCCTTGGAAGGAGTGGTAACACAGAGCGTGCTGATGTGCTGCTTCCTCCTGTGGAAGACAAGTACAGGGGTAGTACCGAAGTCAAACAGAAAGTAAATTTCCTACACCAGAGCACACCTCTGTGTAATAATAAAAGTAGTGGACTGCAATTAAGGGCTGACAGttcaagaaaaaatgcaaatgatttAAAGTGTTGTAGCAAAGTTCTTTCAGAGTCTCGGAACAAAGTACCTGAGGTAAGCACAGCTTCCAGTGCTGACCCATTACTTCAGCTAGATGAAGGGGTTAGCACAGATGCAGATGAATTAAAGaattcaaaaattaaaaaagagcaaaaatcaCAGAGTACTCAAATCGGTAAAGATTATAGTGGTTTGCAGGAATTGGAGAGGGACAGTGAAGGCCGCCTGAACATTAACTGTAAAGATAAAGTCCTCAGGGTTACACAAGATCAGAAAATAACACGGAGTGCAGAATACGAGAACAAGCTTCTCTCTGACTGCACGAGAGACAAAGTCAAAGatatagaaaaaaggaaaaacagaccttcaattaaaaataaactggcaGCTGTTTACAAAACAAGTCGAaaattttcaagtaaaaatttACCCCCCAAACCACATAtaagtaacattttttcacaGAACGATGGAAGTGCCACTTCTTTAGAGGTCGACGTGTCCCTTGACTCACAGATTTCAACAGATTGCCGTGAGCCATTCCTGCAGTTGGACAATGAAAGTCAGAATCACAGTCTGGACCCTGATAAGAATATGCCCAGACCAAGAACAGCTGAGAATAAGAAGACTGAAAATCAGAATGATCCTTCCTTGCTTGTTAATAACACCAAGTGGAGGTCTTTTACAAGCTCATACATCCAGAAAGAAGCCATCAGTCCCCAAAAATCTACAGGGAAAGTGGAAAATCCACCAAGTCTTACAACCCTATTTCCAGATAAAGCAGTAACCACAAGAAATAAGAATTCCCATAGCCTCGATCTCAGGTTAGAAAGCAAAAACCAGCCCATCTCTCCCAGTGCTACTACATCGGACCCAGTGGATGATGAGAAAAGAAGAGCTAGCAGTCGTGCCTGCAGTCCTCCCCTGACACTTCTAACTGACAAAAACTCGAACACATACGTAAATAGCTGCTTGCAGGCAGGCATATGTCCAGAGCAAAACTTGACTCCCCAGACAGTGCGTGGTCAGTGTCAAAATACCTCTCAGTCTGCTAGCTTAAAAAATGCTAACTTGCATAGCTATCAGTTGCGCAAGAGTCATGCCAAAAGTCAGCGTGAGCGTCACCTTTCTGAGAGTATTTGTGCTCAAGATTCCCCTGAGACCTTTGCCTCGGGAAGCAATATTCTGCCAGAAGTTGGTACAGATGGGAAGAGGTTTAAGTCTTACTCAGAGCTGTTGCCttgtgatgaaaatgaaaactgggcATCGGATGATGAAAGGTGTTACAGCACAAGAAATTTGATGTATCCTTCCATTGAGTTTGGTATATTTGGCAAAGAACAGCAGTTGGCTTTCCTGGAAAATATCAAAAGGTCACTCACAGAAGGGCGATTGTGGAGACCATGTCTTCTTAACAACCCTGGTGCTCTCAGAGATGGAGAGACCCCTTCTATAAATAGGGCTGAGCTTTTGAGCTCAAGTTCTGCTGGGAGCAAAATGTCATCGGCTGCTTCATCCCCCCAAGAGCTGACTGATACCCATCGGGAATACCCAGCAGCTTATTCGGACTCAGACAGTGATACCACCACCGATGATGAATACTACCTAGATGAGATAGATAAAGAATCGGAGCTATGA